Proteins from a single region of Lysinibacillus sp. JNUCC-52:
- a CDS encoding GGDEF domain-containing protein has translation MEKLKLKLSFVIISMMIIIVLVTSSISIWISYQSFNEMLVQSKSVVQEEYITEVSDIDVNYVQENAETETFAKEKVKQADNQVQMENVFSLSVFFKKVFLPLLIMFAIVFTLVLWLTMKITHPLQEISESGRKGNKISSLQSINDWYVEASNLKNTMLKSLADSQNTIDELTDQLKLDSLTGIPNRRSMDHVLNKLITEKVPHAIILIDLDDFKNVNDTYGHTVGDEVLKAFAHKMKESVHEQGTCFRYGGEEFMVILPHTAIEDAVTLAEDLRIKQASADNPSGRPVTLSAGVTVFTSTFSSPNQLIAIADQALYEAKQSGRNCIRIVEDLSIAINH, from the coding sequence GTGGAGAAACTTAAGTTAAAATTATCGTTTGTCATTATTAGTATGATGATTATTATTGTACTCGTTACATCTAGTATTAGTATTTGGATTAGTTATCAAAGTTTTAACGAAATGCTTGTACAATCTAAATCTGTCGTGCAGGAAGAGTATATAACAGAAGTTTCGGATATAGATGTAAATTATGTACAAGAAAATGCTGAAACAGAAACTTTTGCAAAGGAAAAGGTTAAACAAGCCGACAATCAGGTGCAAATGGAAAACGTTTTCTCTTTAAGTGTGTTCTTTAAAAAAGTGTTTTTGCCTTTATTAATAATGTTTGCAATCGTTTTCACATTGGTGTTGTGGCTAACTATGAAAATTACCCACCCTCTACAGGAAATTTCTGAAAGTGGACGCAAAGGTAATAAAATCAGCTCTTTACAATCCATAAATGACTGGTATGTAGAGGCGAGTAACTTGAAAAATACTATGTTAAAATCGCTAGCAGACTCACAAAATACAATTGACGAATTGACTGACCAGTTGAAATTAGATTCATTAACAGGTATTCCAAATCGTCGAAGTATGGATCATGTATTAAATAAATTAATTACAGAAAAAGTGCCGCATGCCATCATATTAATTGATTTAGATGATTTTAAAAATGTGAACGATACATACGGTCATACAGTGGGCGATGAAGTTTTAAAAGCATTTGCACATAAAATGAAAGAAAGTGTCCATGAGCAGGGGACTTGTTTTCGATATGGAGGCGAGGAGTTTATGGTTATTTTACCGCATACCGCAATCGAAGATGCTGTCACTTTAGCTGAAGACTTAAGGATTAAACAAGCATCAGCAGATAATCCTAGTGGACGCCCAGTTACTTTATCAGCAGGAGTAACAGTTTTTACTTCCACTTTTAGTAGCCCAAATCAGTTAATTGCTATTGCTGATCAAGCATTATATGAAGCAAAACAATCAGGGAGAAATTGTATACGTATAGTGGAGGATTTATCGATTGCTATTAACCATTGA
- a CDS encoding LysM peptidoglycan-binding and 3D domain-containing protein — MKKKAIALAVALTLGMGMFGGTTSAEAAYTGQIGDTLWGLPNIFNLSLADLKELDEIDSIWVDPEQTLSIERILKEGTNDNTHLIEAGDTLFSLAKVYNVKVEDLQEWNNLSSDLILVGETLAVKEAAAKPKTEKSVASTPSTPSTVKKTTTKPVTTVTSAPPSQDGQTYTMRATAYTAYCEGCSGITANGTDIRSNPNLKVIAVDPRVIPLGTKVWVEGYGEAVAADTGGAIKGNKIDVFIPSDGQARNWGVRTVTVKILN; from the coding sequence ATGAAGAAAAAAGCGATAGCATTAGCTGTAGCATTGACCCTTGGCATGGGGATGTTCGGGGGTACCACTTCTGCTGAGGCAGCATATACTGGTCAGATTGGTGATACACTATGGGGTTTACCCAATATTTTTAATTTGAGTTTAGCTGATTTGAAGGAGTTAGATGAAATTGATTCCATATGGGTTGACCCAGAACAAACCTTAAGTATTGAAAGGATTCTAAAAGAGGGGACGAACGACAATACCCATCTTATTGAGGCAGGCGATACATTATTCAGCCTTGCAAAAGTCTATAACGTGAAAGTAGAGGATTTACAGGAATGGAATAACCTCTCTTCTGATTTAATTTTAGTTGGTGAAACATTAGCTGTGAAAGAAGCTGCAGCAAAACCTAAAACTGAAAAAAGTGTAGCGAGTACTCCAAGTACTCCAAGTACCGTGAAAAAAACTACAACAAAACCCGTAACAACAGTCACGAGTGCACCACCTAGCCAAGATGGTCAAACATATACAATGCGCGCTACAGCTTATACTGCTTACTGTGAAGGTTGTTCAGGTATTACAGCAAACGGGACAGATATACGCTCAAATCCAAATTTAAAAGTCATTGCTGTTGACCCACGGGTTATTCCGCTCGGTACTAAAGTTTGGGTTGAAGGCTATGGCGAAGCGGTAGCTGCAGATACTGGTGGTGCGATTAAAGGAAATAAAATTGATGTTTTCATTCCATCAGATGGACAAGCCCGTAATTGGGGTGTGCGTACAGTTACAGTGAAAATTTTGAATTAA
- a CDS encoding response regulator gives MIRVIIADDEPLALLNMEKKLEEFNSVEVVKAYSTINDLLDEAPTLDFHVAFLDVEMPGMNGLEVAQLLKKWKKNVLIVFVTAYRDYAVQAFEINTLDYLLKPISKSRLETTINRIHEFFQLEIPITKQVQQFEPSLSIHCLGGFTVFHNKNIVHWRTVKTKELFAFLLSNLNSHIPRDTIIDALWAETEYKKARVQLHTTISYLRTTLSSLGYFNVLQYANGCYILQLENFHSDVMELEQLLKDKETFGKLDVEKSELFIQNYHGEYMATLDYSWIHSKANFIHNQLTLLLSYLVEHYTSKHNAKKREQTLLLMIEYNPYSDNTMQQLIQHYIEEDNRANAVRVYNTFKKNLYTDLGILPNQETISLYASIAQE, from the coding sequence GTGATTCGGGTAATAATAGCAGACGATGAGCCGTTAGCTCTGTTAAACATGGAAAAAAAATTAGAAGAATTTAATTCAGTAGAGGTGGTTAAAGCATATTCAACGATTAACGATTTGCTGGATGAGGCACCGACATTAGATTTCCATGTGGCCTTTTTAGATGTGGAAATGCCTGGTATGAACGGCTTGGAGGTTGCTCAATTATTAAAAAAGTGGAAAAAGAATGTTCTTATTGTTTTTGTTACTGCGTATCGAGATTATGCTGTTCAAGCTTTTGAAATTAATACTCTCGACTATTTATTAAAGCCCATTTCTAAATCCCGCCTTGAAACAACGATTAATAGAATACATGAATTTTTCCAATTAGAAATACCAATTACTAAACAAGTACAACAGTTTGAGCCCTCCCTAAGCATCCATTGCCTAGGTGGTTTTACCGTCTTTCATAATAAGAACATCGTACATTGGCGAACTGTTAAAACAAAAGAGTTGTTTGCCTTTCTTTTATCTAATCTCAATAGTCATATACCTCGAGATACGATCATCGATGCCTTATGGGCTGAAACTGAATACAAAAAAGCAAGGGTACAATTGCATACTACGATTTCATATTTACGAACAACGTTATCATCTTTAGGCTATTTCAACGTGTTGCAATATGCAAACGGGTGTTATATTTTGCAATTAGAAAATTTCCATAGTGATGTTATGGAATTGGAGCAACTGTTAAAAGACAAAGAAACGTTTGGCAAGCTCGATGTAGAAAAATCCGAATTATTTATTCAAAATTATCATGGAGAATACATGGCCACACTAGATTACTCTTGGATTCATAGTAAAGCAAATTTTATTCATAACCAACTAACACTTTTACTAAGTTATTTAGTCGAGCATTATACATCAAAACATAATGCAAAAAAAAGAGAGCAAACTTTACTCTTGATGATCGAATATAATCCTTATTCTGACAATACTATGCAGCAACTTATTCAGCACTATATCGAAGAGGATAATCGTGCTAATGCAGTGAGAGTATACAACACCTTTAAGAAAAATCTGTATACAGACCTTGGCATTCTACCTAATCAAGAGACAATATCGTTATATGCTTCTATAGCACAAGAATAA